From Lonchura striata isolate bLonStr1 chromosome 3, bLonStr1.mat, whole genome shotgun sequence, one genomic window encodes:
- the LOC144246087 gene encoding uncharacterized protein LOC144246087, which produces MAARTSFTQKKQQKMSHCAQLVAATLSILLWLHVADGWVVPQPKENVWITLAKSLQQDNLCLAMGNVDNPLSTCLVGVPLVADDWPVSNSDLLRTTGRRPNPVDTWDEWTKILPNSKEEPQELDLLGSSTARYCVKFYYRRPSQNWHGIDLAKNTYRKDVTPISKKYNSQTWCNYTSQVISVSSTHPKTLPRGMFLICGDRVWSGIPSRLQGGPCSLGKLATLTPNRTQILDWKKERQLARTKRSYAQFDENCDSEIYDWGKTKRVAVSIFLPWYAAAKALGELSHLECWISKHANASSAALSDLLADQQTTRQATLQNRAAIDFLLLAHGHSCEDFEGLCCFNLTSRSTSIQANIQRIRTEVQDIKTETSAVDPVHKLLMQWGIPGAWF; this is translated from the exons atggctgccagaacatcattcacccaaaagaaacaacagaagaTGTCCCACTGCGCCCAGCTGGTTGCAGCCACGctttccatcctcctgtggctgcatgTAGCAGATGGCTGGGTGGTACCACAGCCGAAAGAAAACGTCTGGATCACGCTggcaaagtccttgcagcaggataacCTATGTCTGGCCATGGGCAACGTGGACAATCCCCTGTCCACTTGCCTGGTAGGGGTCCCCTTGGTAGCTGATGATTGGCCGGTATCCAATTCCGACCTGCTCCGAACCACGGGTAGGAGGCCTAACCCGGTCGATACTTGGGATGAGTGGACCAAAATTTTGcccaacagcaaagaggaaccCCAAGAATTGGACTTACTGGGGTCCTCCACAGCTAGATATTGTGTCAAATTCTATTATAGGAGGCCAAGTCAAAATTGGCACGGAATTGACTTGGCCAAAAACACATACCGGAAAGATGTAACACctatcagtaaaaaatataacagcCAAACCTGGTGCAATTATACTAGCCAGGTGATTTCGGTTTCATCCACTCATCCCAAGACATTGCCCAGGGggatgtttcttatctgtggggacagagtatgGTCGGGAATTCCATCTCGGCTCCAGGGAGGCCCATGCAGCCTTGGCAAGCTTGCTACCCTCACTCCAAACAGAACTCAAATTCTagattggaaaaaagaaagacaattggCACGCACCAAAAGATCATATGCTCAATTCGACGAAAATTGTGACTCCGAAATTTAcgattggggaaaaacaaagagggtcGCTGTatccatctttttaccatggtaTGCAGCAGCTAAGGCCCTcggtgagctttctcacctggagtgTTGGATAAGCAAGCATGCCAACGCCTCGTCTGCCGCCCTCTCCGATCTTCTGGCAGACCAGCAAACCACCAGGCAAGCCACATTACAAAACAGAGCGGCaattgatttcctgctgctcgcccatggccacagctgcgaGGACTTCGAAGGATTGTGTTGCTTCAATTTAACATCACGGAGCACTTCCATCCAAGCCAACATCCAGCGGATCCGGACCGAAGTACAGGACATCAAAACGGAAACTTCGGCTGTGGACCCCGTCCACAAACTATTGATGCAGTGGGGCATTCCCGG TGCCTGGTTCTAA